AGTACACTCAGGTCAAACCCCTTCCAGGAAAAGGTATTGGTAAACCCGAAAGTTAGTTTCGGCCATGGATTACCGATAAAGGTCTGGTCACGGGAGTCAATGATATTGTCTCCGTTCAGATCCTTATACTTGATATCTCCTACCCATACACCACCGTCTTTGGCCACCGGCAGGCGCGTACCATCTGCCTGTGCAGGAATAGCACTGTTGTTGATCTCATCCACAGACTGGAACAGTCCTTCTGATACATAACCATAAAACAGCCAGGGGGCCTGTCCTATCACAGAGCGGGAGGTGAAGTTGTTGAGGAACCAGGCTGACCTTGACAGGAAAGCGGCATCAGAATAGAAGTGTGTGATCTTCGTTCTGAAAGAAGATACGTTCAGGTTACTCTTCCAGGTGAAACCGTTCTTATTATCCACATTCACCGTATTCAGGGTGATACCAAACCCCTTGTTCTGCATCGCTCCGATATTTACAATAGGAGCATTGATGGCGCCCTCTCCCTGTGTACCCATATAGGCGGGCAGCGGATTAGGCATTAACAGGTTATTGGTCTTTTTGATATAGAAGTCTCCTTCCAGTTGCACACGATCTTTTAACACACTCAGGTTAAAACCGATGTTCTTTGTTTCGGTAGATTCCCATTTGATACCGGAGTTACCATACTGTCCTGTACGGAAACCGGCACCCCAGGGGGTTGTTACCGATGTCAGCGAAGAGAACTGTGCACCACCACTTCCGTTATTACCGGTAGTACCATATTCAGCACGGATCTTCAGTTCATTGATGAATGGTACAGCCTTCATAAACTCCTCACCCGTTACACGCCAGGCAGCAGATACAGAAGGGAAATAACCCCATCTGTTTTCCACACCGAAGTTGGAAGAACCGTCTGCTCTACCGGCCAGCTGGATGATGTATTTATTATCGTAGGTATAATTGATACGTCCCAGGTAAGACTCCAGTGCACCTGATCCTTTATAGCTACCAGTGGTTTGCCCCAGTGCATCGCCCAGGTTCAGCGATGGGATGCTGTTGCTGGCGAAACCTACACGTTGTGCAGAGAAGCCCTGGTAGTTCCATGCCTGTGCCTCATGGCTGGCCATCACCCCAAAACTGTGTTTACCGGTCTCACGGGTGTATTGTAACAGTTCATTCAGGTTCCAGTAAAAATTTCTGCCGTTGGACACGCTGAGTGATGCCTTTTCATTGACATTGTATCCCAACTGGTAGGTAGGTGTGAATTTGCTACCATCGGTATACTCAAAGTTTCCGTTGAAGCTGGTCCGGAAGATGAGCCCTTTGATGATACCTATTTCCGCACTGGCGCCACCTAATCCACCTGTACGTTTATAATCATTATTCACAAGACTTGATATTGCCACGGGATTGAGCGGCGCGAATTTCGCATTGGAACCGTACTCATTTTCCGTTGCGCCACCCCAGCTACCATCTGCATTTCTCACTGGAATATTGGGCGCGAGGTTGATGGCATTCCTGATCACGTCCTCACTGGTGGAAGCCAGTTTTTCCTTCGTCTGATAGAAGTTCAGGGAAGTGCTTAGCTTCAGCCATTTAAAGGCCTGGTTATCCAGGTTGAGGCGGAAAGAATAACGGTTGAAGTCAGAACCAATGGCTACCCCTTCCTGTTTGAAATATTCACCGGACATATAGTAGGTGGTTGTATTGGCACCGCCACTGATATTTACCTGGTGCTTCTGTAATGCTGCGGTGCGGAACAGTTCCTTCTGCCAGTTGGTACCCTTACCTAATACACTGGGATTCTGGAATTCCGGTGTAGGTGTACGATTCAGCAATACCGCAATCTCATTGTTCATCTGGGCGAACTGCTGGAGGTTCATGGTAGTGATGTCTTCCGGTTTATCCTGCAGGGAGTAGAGATAGTTATAGGACAATCTCAGCTGTCCCGCCTTTCCTCTTTTCGTTGTAACAAGTATTACCCCGTTGGTCGCCCTGGAACCATATACAGCGGTGGCGGAAGGCCCCTGCAAGATCTCGAGCGATTCGATGTCGGAAGGGTTGATCCCTGCCAGCGGATTGACAGAGCTGCTGGCGCCATAGGAAACGGTCGCCGGCTGCATCTGCACACCATCTATTACATACAGTGGCTCGTTGGTACCACTCAGGGTATTTACGCCGCGTATATTAACAGAAATCCCCCCACCAGGCTGTCCTGAGTTCTGGGTCACATACACCCCGGCGGCACGTCCCTGTATTGCCTGATCGATAGTCGTGTTAATGGTGCGGTTCACCTCTGTGGAAGTAATGGATACCTGGGCGCTGGTCTGGTCTGTTTTTTTCATTTTGCCGTACCCGACCACTACCACATCATTTAGTTTGCGGTAGTCTTCCTGTAACACAACGTTCACAGAACCGGCGTTGCCCACTTTGACCTCCCGGGCAATAAAGCCCATAGATGCCACATGGATCAGCTGACCAGGAGCGGCGGCGATGGTGAAATTACCCCCGGCGTCCGTGGCGGTCATTTTCTTTGTTCCTTTAACAGTAATAGAAGCCCCCGGAACCGGACTGCCCGTTTCACCGGCGGTTACGCTGCCCGAAACTTTCCGTTCAGGATCAGACTGGCTTTGTGCCTGCGCAGGCATAGTGATAGCCCAAAAGAAAATCATTACCCATACCGTCAGGTACGATTTTCCAGTAATACTGGCTCGTTTCATAGCGTGGAAGAATTAAGTGTTTAGATTAAATGCGCGAATCTTTGATTTTGGTTATCATGTTCATACGTGTTCCCCTTAATAGGATAAAAGTATCACGCCTCCCTGAAATACAGGGCTGTAGAATGTTTATTAAATGGGATAAAATGTTGCAGGAGGGGTATCAAATGTAGCTTTACCTGCCTCTTTTATTACATTTCCTACTTCCTGGCAGCAGTTGCATAGGCAGAAGGAAGCATATTGTACGCCATTTTGAAGTACTTGGCGAAGTATTTAGGGTTATTGAAACCTACTTCATAGGCCACCTCGGTGACGTTCATTTCTGTTTTGGTCAATAGCTGGGCTGCCCTTTTTATCCGGATCATCCGTATGAACTCCACAGGTGTCTGACCGGTCAGATTAAAAATGCGCCGGTACAGGGACACCCGGTTCATAAATAGTTCCCTGCTGAGTTCCTCTACAGAGAAGCCGGCATTGGAAAGGTTCCGCTCCACGATCTCCAGCGCTTTCCGGAGGAATTTTTCATTGGGAGATAAAGTATGATCCCCGCCGGCAGGTTCGGCAAGACTGACCTGGTGCCTGGCAGCTCCCGGCCGTACCAGCAGGTTGCGTACCCGGGACAGCATGATCTCAAAGTTGAACGGCTTCACCAGGTAATCGGCTGCTCCGGCTTCCAGTCCGCGGAGCTGTTCATGTTCACCGGCGGCAGCTGTGACCAGTATCACCGGTATATGTTTGGTACGGCTGTCGTTCTTTATCTTCCGGCAAAGTTCTATACCGGTCATTCCTGACATGTTTACATCACTCATGACCAGGTCCGGATGAGCGGACAGGGTTTTCTGCCACCCCGCGTTGCCATCTGCTGCCTCAATAATATGATAGGTGTCTTTCAGGTTCTCTTTGAGATAAAAGCGGAAATCTTCATTATCTTCTATCAGGAGAACCGTTTGTTTACCAGACTGACCGTCTTCTATCACTTCCGTTACCGGCGCAGGCACCAGGGGGGTGTTTACCTGGGATTCTCCGGGAATGACAGCTCCGGTCACCATCCCTTCCGGTTGCTCACAGGTCTCCAGTGGCAGTCTGACGGTGAAGCAGCTTCCTTTATTGACTTCACTTTCTACGGTGATCGTTCCGTTATTCAGTTTGACAAACTCCCTGGTGATGGCCAGCCCGATACCGCTGCCGCGGCTCATTAAACCACCCGGCATCTCATGCTGAAAGAACTGCTCAAATACTTTTTCCTGTCTTTCAGCAGGTATACCGATACCAGTATCCTGCACCTTTATTTCCAGCCAGGTGCCATCTTCCTCTCTGGTACTGGTGACCACGACTGTTACACGGCCTTCCCGGGGGGTAAATTTAAAGGCATTGGATAAAAGGTTAAAGAGTATCCGTTCTATCTTATCATTATCAAAATAGGTATAGATATGAGGAGAATGACTTTGGTAGGAAAAAGTGATGCCTTTTCTTTCCGCCAGGTCGGTAAATGAACAGGCCACCTCGTGAATGAATGCCGATATATCTCCCCAGGCAGGGTTGAGCCGTAACTCCTGCATCTCCATCTTCCGGAAGTCCATCAGCTGATTAACAAGTATCAACAGCCGTTTGGCATTCCGGTAGATCAGCTGAAACCTGGTCTTCTCCTTCTGATCACCTGTCTGCTGCATGATCTCTTCCAGTGGTGAAAGGATCAGAGATACCGGCGTCCTGAACTCATGGCTGAGATTAGTGAATAAGCGTATCTTCAGCATATCCAGTTCATGCATGCGCTGTGCCTCCTGTCGTTCCTGCTCGAGTATAAACCGTTTGTGTGCCCTTCTGATCACGCTGCGTCTGAGCAGCCACAATACCACCAGCACTAACAGCACATAGATGATATAGGCCAATGGCGTTTTCCAGAAGGGAGGTTGTACACTTATTTTCAGGGAAATGCCTTCTTCGTTCCAGAACCCATCTTCATTGGCAGCACGGACCTGCAGGGTGTAGGTGCCCGGACTGATATTGGTATAGGTCACCCGCCTGGTGGCACCATCAGCAATCTGCCAGTTATCGTTGAACTGGTCGAGCCGGTAGGCATATTTGTTCTTTTCTGTGTTGATGAAGTTCAGGGCAGCGAATTCAACAGAGAAATCATTCTCGTTATGTCTCAACACAATTTCCTTTGTTTCTGTCAATGCCTCCGGCAATAAGACCCTGTCATGCACCTTTGCATTGACGTCTATATTCCGGTCAAATAACCGAAGACCGGTAAAGACGATATTAGGGCGGGATCTATTCTGCGGTAAAGACGATGGATCGAAGAGGTTAAAACCATCCGCCCCACCAAAGAGCAGTTCTCCGGTACTGAGTTTAAAGGCAGCATTGACATTAAAAGCCTTTCCCTGCAACCCATCTTTATCATCGTAGTTCCTGCAATTAAGTGTAATACCTTCAGGCCCTTCCTGCACCGCAATGCGACCGAGTCCATTGGACGTAGCCACCCACAGATACCCTTCATTATCTTCCAGCATGGTAATGATATTGTTATCCGGGAGTCCGTCTTTTACGGTGAAGGAGCGGAAGCGCTGTTCCCTGGGGTCAAATACATTCAGACCGGCCCGTGTTCCCGCCCACATCCGGCCTTTTTTATCATATAACAGGGAACTGACATTGTCATTGCTCAGCTGATGGGAAGCACTTAGATAATGTACGAATACACCTTTTGAATTATCCAGTACATCTATCCCATAGGCAGTGGCTATCCACAGGTTGCCGCTGTTGTCCTCCGCAAATCCGGATATATAATTGCAATGCACCGATGCCGGCATATTCACGTTATTGTGGTAGAAGATGCCATTGCCCGGATCAAATCTATCCAGTCCTCCGCCTAATGTACCTACCCAGAAATTGTTCCTTTTATCGCGGTAGATCTTCCAGACGGATTTATTCGCCAGACTATTCGGATCGTCCTCCTCATGACGGTAATGGTTGAATTTACCATTCCGGTAAAAGTCCATCCCGCCAAAATAATATCCTATCCACAGGTCGTCATAGCTATTAACATACAGACTGACTATAACATCCTTACTGATACTGTTCTCATTTGCAGGATCATGCTGAAAGCGTTTGAATATCTGGTTCACCCGGTCGAAGTAGATCAACCCTCCCCCATTGGTACCGATCCAGATGTTCCCTTTTTTGTCTTCCGCAAAACAGTTCACATCATTGTAGCTGAGACTCCGCCCATCAACCGGACTATGCTTATACAACGGGAATTTCACCATGTTTTCTGTGAAATAACTGATCCCTCTTTTATACGTTCCGCACCAGATGATACCAAAATCATCCTTGTAAAGTGCATAGACCGCATTTTCGGCAACTGTTTTAGGATCACCTTCTTTATTGAGCAGGAAGCGGGATTTAAAGTTGTTTTTTTTGTCGATGAGGTTCACCCCTCCATGGTCAGTTCCTATCCAGATCAGGTTTTTATCATCCTCCACAATACTGTTGACAATATCATTATTGAGATAGCCGGTTTTACTGCATAGTTGTTTCACACTCCTGTCGGCGTTGTTAACATATACCACCCCGAAATCACTTCCAGGCATATAGACCCACATGTCTTGTGCGGCGTCCATAAAAATACGCAGGGCGATTGGCGGTTTATTAATAAACTGCCGGATACCGGTATGACGGTAAACAATCTTATTACCGGCCACGTCCAGCTTTTCAATATCACCGTTCAGGTAAAGAATGACCAGCCTGTTTTGCGGGTCTGTCTGGAGATCAGCAACCGGGGCATTCTTTATACCAGGCAGGAGCACTTTAGTGGTCCTGCCTGCGCTATCAATACGGTAAAGACCGTCAGTACTGTGAGCGATCCACCAGGTATGGCCGTTCTTAGCAACACTGGTGATCCCGATTTCCGGTACTCCTTTCTTTTTAAACCAGGACGCGGCGTCTGAAAACTGTTCCCTGATGGGATTATAAAAATTATCCCCGTTACGGGTCCTTATGAAAAGCTGATTATCGGGTGCGGGATAGATGCCGGTGATGTAATCATCGTTAATGGCGCCTGGTTCGTTGCTATGCCGGAATGTCTTAAAGGTATATCCGTCATAGCGGTTCAACCCACTCATGGTACCGAACCACATAAATCCCCTGGCATCTTTATAAATGCAGTTCACCTGGTTATTGGATAAACCATTGTTCACATCTAAAGAAGAGAACTGGTAAGATGGTTGTGCATAGGCATAACTTACCAGCAATAACAGCGGTAGGAGCAATTTTTTCATTAACATGGAATGCGACTCAGTGCTTAATACTAAAATAAGGTTTTCCGGCCATACATAGGGCCTTTTTTAAGAGAGGTAAAAAAGTGTTATTAGCACTGGCTGCTTAAATATTCACATTTGTTATTATATTAATTATCCTGTGAAGTGATAGTAAATCCGGTTTGCCGTAATCCGGCGGTCATCGTTTCCAGCAATGTGGCAATGACAGGATCAGTAATACTATCAGTATGGAGTAACATGATCTCCTTCCCTTTGACTTGCGCCCTATCCAATAAATCATCACCTCTTTAAATTTCCGGCAGCTCCTCTTTCTGATACCAGAACTGTGCAGGATTCACGCTACCGGCTATTTCATTGCTATACACTACGTGTTTGTTCTTCGGATCCTTTTTATCTGTTAATACTAGTTTCGCTCTGATCTTTGTAGTTATTTCCCCTTCGTAATCCGGCATTACAAAACGCCAGTAGGAATATGGATCAAGCACTATTTTATGAGAACATTTGTCACAGGAAGCAGTTGGTGGCAATAGGATATCCTTCCATTCTCCTTTGCTGTTCAGAGCCTGCAGGATCATATTGATACAACTGTTCTTTGCGGAGAAAATAACGTCACGGCCGGTGGTATTGCTGACAAAGATCTGGTAGCCGCGATACTTGTCATCATACATAGCCATCTTCGTAGTATCAATGGTAACAGCCAGTGTATTCAAAGGGAACTTTTCGTCTGCGATCTTTCTAGGATTATTATCTGTTTGATACCACATCTCGCTTTCTATGTTATGGCCAGGTTTGGGCGTAGCAGTGGCTAAGAAGTATCCTTCGGATATATACTCAGTGTTTAATCGTTTGATAATGGGTGTATTCGCAGCTGTTTGCTGCCAGACGATCTGTCCCTTCCTGTTGATATAACAGGGTTTATCTTCCACCAACGCTTCCAGGAGACCATTCTTAAATCCCTCTTCGTCAAACCTTTTCATGAGTGGTGGCAGTACAGTATCTCCTTTCAAACTGGCAATACCGTACAGGTCAACAAACTGATAGCCGCCATCTCTTGTAACGTTCTTAAAAAAAAAGTACCCATCAATGACACCCGCATTGTGTATGCCCATGTATTTAGGTGGTACGACGAATTGACCGGTTGTATCGACAATCCCCCAATTGGCATTGTTATTCAATCCCACGACCGCATAACCGTTCACAAATTTCTCCCGCTGTACCTTGCTGAACTTCGTTTCGACAACCGGTTTAAATTGTTTGTCTATTAATGTTACCAGTTTATTGGTGTCCATTAGAAATGCCCGTCCTGCTGAAAATCCGAATGCATATTTATACTGAGGATCATCAAAGACTTTCCGCCCTTTCAGATCTGCAAATACCTGATAGATAGGGTCCGCATCCCCGCTCCGCTTTCTAGACATAGCTGGCCTGTTGATATCTACGCTGATAAATCCCTCATGATAGTCCTCACCATATGCGATATGCATCTCATCCGGCCAGACAGCGATTACCTGACCGGTGCTATCAATTACCCCACTGGTATATCTCGTTCCTTGCGCATACATCACAACCGTAGCATATCCTTCTGAGAATGAGTGTATTGCTGGATATTTGCCGAATGGTACAATGATGCGACCAGTTGTATCAATAACCGTTGACCGCGGCCTCCATTTTATTTCGCCCGGACCAGCAGCTTCTGTAGCAATGACCAGTCCCGAGCCGGATGGCTCAATGGATCCATATAGGGTATCAATGAGCAGTTTACCGGATGGAATATCCAGCAGCCCCTGTTTTCCGCTCTTACTGGTCACGATTGCCTTCATATTACTGATAAAGTCCAGTGCATAGAAGCTGAAAGGCAGGATTACATTTTGCTTACTGATAAAGAACGGTACACCATCTTTAAACACCTGGGCAATGCCCCCGGAAAAAGGGCGGGCTATATCATACTGCGGTTGTATCACGAATGCGCCTGTCTGGTCTATAAAACCGTAATGGCCATTCAGCCTGACAGCAGCCAGACCTTCGGAAAAGTTAGTACCATTCTGAAAAACAGGTTTGATCACAATTGTGCCGCTGGTGTCTATATAGCCGGCTTTGTCATCTTCTATGATCTTGAAAAGAGCGGGCCGCTGCGCTTTCGCCAGACCAGCTAATAGCAGAAAAAAGGTAATAAGGATACTTTTCACATGTACAGGTTTGGGTTGGGCGGATCGTCTGTTATCCAGCATTAAATGTAGGATATAATTTTTTTTCCTCCTACCCAACCCTTTGCCCCTTACCGGGGGTATTAAGAGTACAATCTGAGTAAAACAGGATGGACAATAATTATAATAGGTTCATTTCCAGCATCATTAACAATAACCCGCTGGATAAGCCTGGTAATAATTATTCACCACCGATTCCTTTAATTTTCTAATATTGAAGAATGAGACGCATATTTTTACCTATACTGCTTGCATTGACAGTCTCCTGTAGCACCACAAAACTGGCCGTACCTGAAAGGTTCAGTAGTCAGGCCACCCGTTATCCCGTGAAAGGACTGCAAGGCTGGATGATCAACCAGCACCTGAAATTTGGTAATTACACCACCTCCCGCATCAAGAGAGGTTGGGGGGTTATGTCCAATGTGCGGTATAATAATATCCCCATGCCCCCCCAGGACATACTAAGTCAGATATTTGGCCTGGAAACGATGCAGGCAGGAAAGAATGAAAAAGCGAAAATAAGGTATACGCTGACTAACGCTCATAACAGTGCAGAGATCTTCGGTATAGAGACTTACAACAGCGAGAACATCGTGGTGAACGCCCGCCAGATTCCTGTAATAGGCGGCGAATACACGACCTTACTTAATTCCAGTTATCTTTATAAGGCAGCTATTGTGCCCACTGATACCAGCGGTACCGGAATATGGTCTATGGTGATGGCGCGGAACTATGACGTTAGCAGAGATACCGCCCGTCGCATCTTCGATGCCAGCTACATAGACGAAATAGGGTATGCTACGAATGGCCGGGATACTATAAAAATAAGACCATTGAATCTTAATACCTTTGAGGCGAAAAGCGGCAAGGTATCTCAAACATGGTTGGGAATTAAGGTGCTGTCGGGATATGAACTGAGTACAGCCGACGGTGTGGTCGGGATCATCGATACGATTGATGAGGCAATGTGGTTCTACAATGAACAGGAAGAAAAGCAGCAATTTATTCTCGCTGCGATGGGATGTGCCATCTTTTTGAAACAAATCGAAAAACTGTAAGCGAACACTCTTATCCAAGCCACATTGCAAAGCCAGGAGCAGGACATATCACTACTCATTGAAGGCTGCCTTGCTAATAACCGCAGGGCGCAGGAACAGCTATACCGGCAGTTCTATGGCTTTGCTATGGCTATTGCGATGCGTTATTCCAGGAGCGAACAGGATGCGGCCGATATACTGAGCCATGCCTTTGTGAAGATCTTCAAAAGTATGCATACCTATGATCCTGGTAAAGGATCCATGCATGCCTGGATCAAACGCATTGTCGCCAACGAGGGACTTGATCATATTAAAGCCCAGGGAAAATTCAATCCTGTTGAACTGGAAGATACTATCGCGCCGTCCATTGACAATACCGTTATAGCCCGGCTGGAAGCGGAAGATATCATGACACTGATCCAGCAACTACCCCCTGCTACACACGCCGTATTTGTGCTATATGTCATAGAAGGTCATACACACAAGGAAATAGCCACTAAACTTAATATCAGCGAGGGCACGAGCAAATGGCACCTGAGCGAAGCACGAAAAACACTTAAACAAACATTGCAGTTACAAACTGAATGAATAAAAAAGAAACATATGAGATCATTATCGCCGAAAAGCTGGAGCAGCTGCCTGTTCCCGCTTTGGAAGACGCTATCTGGAACAGGATAAGCGCACAGCTGGACATTGACATGCCTGAAACACCGGCACAAAACCCTCCGACTCCGCCCAATAACGCATTCCTGAATAGCGTCACACTTTTTGTATTACTGACAGCACTTGCCACCTGGCTGTTCATCCACAATTATCCACCAGCTGCTCCGACACCAGCAGGGCACCAGGACAGCCTCTACCAGCAGTATCCGCCTCCGGTAGTAACACCACCACCTGCTCCTACACCGCCTAAAACAAGAGCGCCTAAAACGATGACAGCTACCCCGGATACACTCAAGGCGGCAACACTGGCTCCTATACTCATTCCTGTAACCAGGGATAGCCTGCCTTCTGCTCCTCCTGAGCTGATGGCATCTCCTCCTGCGGCCATCATGCCTCCGGCAGATGTACCGGCGAAGAAAAAGCCTGCAGGCGTACCTGGATTAAAGGATGATGATTATAAAATTGCACCCAAAAGATAAGGGGACTTTATGCTTTATATCTGGCCACAAAAACTGAATACCTACTGCGGATCACATCGTACCTCCGCTAGCCTACAAAAAGAATAGGCGCGGTATACACCAACGCCTACACTGCATTTATTTATGTACTATCCGGTACAATATAACCTGCTAAAAAACTACTTCACATTTCTGGTCAGAAAATCATCTATCAGGGAAGCGATCACGGTACCATCTTCTTCGAGTGCGAAATGCCCGGTTTCCAGCAGATGTAATTCTGCGTCAGGCAGATCCCTGAGATAAGCCTTTGCACCGCTAGCCGGGAAGATCTCGTCATTAGCACCCCAGGTGATCAGGGTGGGTGGCTGATAGGTGCGGAAGAACGCTTGCCATTCAGGATAACGTTCCAGATTTGTTCTGTAAGAATAGAACAGGGCGAGTTGTATATCCACATTGCCGGGACGGTCTAATTTATGCTGGTCATGTACCCATGTATCCGGATTAATTTTTTCCGGTTGTCTAACACCAGTCAGGTACTGCCATTTGGTAAAGTCCAGCTGTGATGTAGCCTTCATACCGCTCCTGATCGCTTCGTTTTCCGGATCAGCCCAGAATGCTTTGATGGGTTCCCAGAAGGGAGACAGCCCTTCCTCATATGCGTTACCATTTTGGACCAGTAGTGCCTGTACGCGTTCAGGATGCCTGGTGGCAATACGGTAACCGACAGGCGCACCGTAGTCCATCACATACAAGCTATATCTGGTCAGTCCTTTTGCAGTAATAAACTGATCTATGATATCGGCCAGGTGGTCAAAGGTATATTCAAACTCACTGACCAGTGGCATGCTGCTGTTACCGAAGCCGGGATAGTCAGGCGCGATCAGGTGGTATTTGCCTGACAAGGCGGTAATGAGGTTACGGAACATAAAGGAAGAGGTAGGATAACCATGCAGTAACAGGATGGTGGGATCCGCCGGGGAACCTGCTTCGCGATAGAAGATCTCCTGTCCTTCGATAGTCAGGGTTTTATATACAACATTGCTGATGTCAATACCCTGTTTGGCAGTTATGTGTGTCATTGTGATATGTATTTATGTATGTATACATTATGTACTATTCAGTACAATATTGGATAAAAAAATTTATTGCAGTACCTGCAGGCTCATTTCGAGCATTTCTTTAAGGGTCTCGTAATCCGGCCGGCTTCTCCTGGTTACATTCACGCCATTCCATAGATTGATCAGATATTTACCGATCACGGCTGGTTTCGCTTTATTAGCCAGCTTGTTGTCTGCCTGCGCCTTCCTGACCACCTCTGTGAAGATCGCCTCTGTCCTGGCCAGCAAATGAGCTGCGACCGACCTTGTGTCCATATCGCTGTCAGAAAGCTGTACAAGTGCATTACCGAGATAGCAGCCTTTCATGATCTTCGCGTCAGGTGCATCAGCCAGCGACATGAAAAAGTCTTTAATGAACTGTACAGGATCTTTACTTTCCGCCAGATCCTGTTTTAACTGCCTATCATACATGTCTGAGAACAGTTGCAGCGACTTCTCATATAACTCCTTTTTACCGCCTTTAAAGGCCAGATAAAAGCTTCCCTTGCCTATATGCATCGCAGCCAGTAATTCATCAGCCGAAGCGGCCTCATATCCTTTTTTCCAGAATACCTCAACTGCCTTCTCTACCACTTCTTTCTCATCAAATATTTTTGGTCTGCCTGCCATGTCTGATCATTTACGTCACAAAAATACATATTGTACCATT
The DNA window shown above is from Chitinophaga agri and carries:
- a CDS encoding SusC/RagA family TonB-linked outer membrane protein → MKRASITGKSYLTVWVMIFFWAITMPAQAQSQSDPERKVSGSVTAGETGSPVPGASITVKGTKKMTATDAGGNFTIAAAPGQLIHVASMGFIAREVKVGNAGSVNVVLQEDYRKLNDVVVVGYGKMKKTDQTSAQVSITSTEVNRTINTTIDQAIQGRAAGVYVTQNSGQPGGGISVNIRGVNTLSGTNEPLYVIDGVQMQPATVSYGASSSVNPLAGINPSDIESLEILQGPSATAVYGSRATNGVILVTTKRGKAGQLRLSYNYLYSLQDKPEDITTMNLQQFAQMNNEIAVLLNRTPTPEFQNPSVLGKGTNWQKELFRTAALQKHQVNISGGANTTTYYMSGEYFKQEGVAIGSDFNRYSFRLNLDNQAFKWLKLSTSLNFYQTKEKLASTSEDVIRNAINLAPNIPVRNADGSWGGATENEYGSNAKFAPLNPVAISSLVNNDYKRTGGLGGASAEIGIIKGLIFRTSFNGNFEYTDGSKFTPTYQLGYNVNEKASLSVSNGRNFYWNLNELLQYTRETGKHSFGVMASHEAQAWNYQGFSAQRVGFASNSIPSLNLGDALGQTTGSYKGSGALESYLGRINYTYDNKYIIQLAGRADGSSNFGVENRWGYFPSVSAAWRVTGEEFMKAVPFINELKIRAEYGTTGNNGSGGAQFSSLTSVTTPWGAGFRTGQYGNSGIKWESTETKNIGFNLSVLKDRVQLEGDFYIKKTNNLLMPNPLPAYMGTQGEGAINAPIVNIGAMQNKGFGITLNTVNVDNKNGFTWKSNLNVSSFRTKITHFYSDAAFLSRSAWFLNNFTSRSVIGQAPWLFYGYVSEGLFQSVDEINNSAIPAQADGTRLPVAKDGGVWVGDIKYKDLNGDNIIDSRDQTFIGNPWPKLTFGFTNTFSWKGFDLSVLVTGSQGNDVFNYLRFENTNPNNVNLGRNLLQESFNYARIGEDGGKTILHNPGTNVPRIVATDVNGNGNRFTNVYVEDGSYIRIKNVQLGYNIPHSLLRQQTIVKNIRLTAGVQNLATFTKYKGYDPEVGAYLGKEVQLSNQLNGVDAGRYPLTRLYSASVAVDF
- a CDS encoding hybrid sensor histidine kinase/response regulator transcription factor, encoding MKKLLLPLLLLVSYAYAQPSYQFSSLDVNNGLSNNQVNCIYKDARGFMWFGTMSGLNRYDGYTFKTFRHSNEPGAINDDYITGIYPAPDNQLFIRTRNGDNFYNPIREQFSDAASWFKKKGVPEIGITSVAKNGHTWWIAHSTDGLYRIDSAGRTTKVLLPGIKNAPVADLQTDPQNRLVILYLNGDIEKLDVAGNKIVYRHTGIRQFINKPPIALRIFMDAAQDMWVYMPGSDFGVVYVNNADRSVKQLCSKTGYLNNDIVNSIVEDDKNLIWIGTDHGGVNLIDKKNNFKSRFLLNKEGDPKTVAENAVYALYKDDFGIIWCGTYKRGISYFTENMVKFPLYKHSPVDGRSLSYNDVNCFAEDKKGNIWIGTNGGGLIYFDRVNQIFKRFQHDPANENSISKDVIVSLYVNSYDDLWIGYYFGGMDFYRNGKFNHYRHEEDDPNSLANKSVWKIYRDKRNNFWVGTLGGGLDRFDPGNGIFYHNNVNMPASVHCNYISGFAEDNSGNLWIATAYGIDVLDNSKGVFVHYLSASHQLSNDNVSSLLYDKKGRMWAGTRAGLNVFDPREQRFRSFTVKDGLPDNNIITMLEDNEGYLWVATSNGLGRIAVQEGPEGITLNCRNYDDKDGLQGKAFNVNAAFKLSTGELLFGGADGFNLFDPSSLPQNRSRPNIVFTGLRLFDRNIDVNAKVHDRVLLPEALTETKEIVLRHNENDFSVEFAALNFINTEKNKYAYRLDQFNDNWQIADGATRRVTYTNISPGTYTLQVRAANEDGFWNEEGISLKISVQPPFWKTPLAYIIYVLLVLVVLWLLRRSVIRRAHKRFILEQERQEAQRMHELDMLKIRLFTNLSHEFRTPVSLILSPLEEIMQQTGDQKEKTRFQLIYRNAKRLLILVNQLMDFRKMEMQELRLNPAWGDISAFIHEVACSFTDLAERKGITFSYQSHSPHIYTYFDNDKIERILFNLLSNAFKFTPREGRVTVVVTSTREEDGTWLEIKVQDTGIGIPAERQEKVFEQFFQHEMPGGLMSRGSGIGLAITREFVKLNNGTITVESEVNKGSCFTVRLPLETCEQPEGMVTGAVIPGESQVNTPLVPAPVTEVIEDGQSGKQTVLLIEDNEDFRFYLKENLKDTYHIIEAADGNAGWQKTLSAHPDLVMSDVNMSGMTGIELCRKIKNDSRTKHIPVILVTAAAGEHEQLRGLEAGAADYLVKPFNFEIMLSRVRNLLVRPGAARHQVSLAEPAGGDHTLSPNEKFLRKALEIVERNLSNAGFSVEELSRELFMNRVSLYRRIFNLTGQTPVEFIRMIRIKRAAQLLTKTEMNVTEVAYEVGFNNPKYFAKYFKMAYNMLPSAYATAARK